The following coding sequences lie in one Benincasa hispida cultivar B227 chromosome 6, ASM972705v1, whole genome shotgun sequence genomic window:
- the LOC120080581 gene encoding ferredoxin-thioredoxin reductase catalytic chain, chloroplastic codes for MILQASSFNIAVPLSGSPLRCSRHRHVVRAQAEPSEKSVEIMRKFSEQYARKSGTYFCVDKGVTAVVIKGLADHKDTLGAPLCPCRHYDDKPAEVAQGFWNCPCVPMRERKECHCMLFLTPENDFAGNDQAISLEDIRATTANM; via the exons ATGATTCTACAAGCTTCGTCCTTCAATATCGCCGTCCCACTCTCCGGTTCCCCCCTCCGATGTTCCCGTCATCGCCATGTCGTACGAGCTCAAG CGGAACCGTCCGAGAAGTCGGTCGAAATAATGAGGAAATTCTCGGAGCAGTATGCTCGTAAGTCAGGAACGTATTTCTGTGTAGACAAGGGGGTTACTGCTGTTGTAATCAAG GGACTGGCAGATCACAAAGATACATTGGGTGCACCACTTTGTCCCTGTCG GCATTATGATGACAAACCTGCTGaggttgcacaaggtttttggAACTGTCCATGTGTGCCAATGAGAGAGAG GAAAGAGTGTCACTGCATGCTTTTCCTGACACCCGAGAACGACTTTGCAGGCAATGATCAG GCAATCTCCTTGGAAGATATCAGGGCAACAACAGCAAACATGTAA
- the LOC120079045 gene encoding ankyrin repeat and SAM domain-containing protein 6-like codes for MSRPQVTITLGRSGQVVKRGGSSSSDFAQSNIDSGPEPRRKRYIERSADNAEDLFSSTNKRQRGVGLHWSSSGERKNAYRVGQNDLRLKLMRKNQSKKIGIGEEHSRMDLHNQLSKNSLLSTSGDVIHRRHEFRGSNLIRQTHSRESADDLYLEHSQRKSTVSYVDRMRVRSPDGIMKSSKGHSPPKYDDEFRRTSFMRETDRSRDEWFSRNSIVDSYRSVDSAPVKMKGALPVSGKAAKDLAAISGTMQRSSPMGEVPLSVAGLLNSLGLGKYAIHFQAEEIDMTALRQMGDKDLKELGIPMGPRKKILLALLPRSKQPLPSSLSMARA; via the exons ATGTCGAGGCCCCAAGTCACCATCACTCTCGGCCGCTCTGGTCAG GTGGTGAAAAGAGGaggttcttcttcttcagactTCGCACAATCGAATATTGATTCTGGACCTGAGCCAAGAAGAAAACGATATATTGAGAGATCAGCAGATAATGCAGAGGATTTGTTTTCATCCACAAATAAGcg GCAACGTGGAGTCGGTCTTCATTGGAGTTCAAGTGGCGAAAGAAAAAACG CCTACAGAGTTGGTCAAAATGATCTTCGCTTGAAACTTATGCGCAAAAATCAATCTAAGAAAATTGGTATTGGGGAAGAACACTCCAGGATGGACTTGCACAATCAATTATCGAAAAATTCTCTGCTCTCAACTAGTGGAGATGTAATACATCGTAGGCATGAATTTAGAGGGAGCAATCTTATAAGGCAAACACATTCCAGAGAAAGTGCTGATGATCTATACCTAGAACATTCACAGAGGAAAAGTACTGTTTCATATGTTGACAGGATGAGAGTTAGATCCCCAGATGGGATCATGAAAAGCTCCAAGGGGCATTCACCTCCTAAATACGATGATGAGTTTAGGAGAACCTCATTTATGAGAGAAACAGATCGTTCTAGAGATGAATGGTTTTCTAGGAACAGCATTGTTGATAGTTACAGGTCTGTAGACTCAGCACCTGTGAAAATGAAAGGTGCCCTCCCTGTGTCTGGCAAGGCAGCTAAGGATCTCGCAGCAATAAGTGGCACCATGCAGAGAAGTTCCCCAATG GGAGAGGTTCCTCTTTCTGTTGCTGGCTTGTTGAATTCGCTTGGTTTGGGGAAATATGCCATTCACTTTCAGGCAGAAGAA ATTGATATGACAGCTTTGAGACAGATGGGAGACAAGGATCTTAAAGAGTTGGGGATACCGATG GGCCCAAGGAAAAAGATTCTTCTCGCCTTGTTGCCCCGTTCTAAGCAGCCACTGCCATCATCACTCTCAATGGCTCGAGCATAG